The segment CCATCCTGCGCGAGCTGTGGGCGGCGGCGCGGGAGGGCCCGCTCCCGTTCTCCGAGCTCCGCGAGCGGGTCGGCACCCGCGACTCGGGGCAGTTCAACTACCACCTGAGGAAGCTCTGCGACCGCTTCGTGCGCAAGACCGACGAGGGATACACGCTGCGGGCGGCCGGCGGGATGGTCGTCGCGGCGGTGCTCGCGGGCCAGTACGAGGCCGGCGGTTTCGACGAGCCCGTCTCGACCGGCGACCCCTGTGCCGACTGTGGCGGCGACGTGGCGCTCACCTACGAGGACGAACGGGCCACCATCGCGTGTCTCGACTGCGACTACGCGGTCGCGTCGGCGAACGTGCCGCCGGGCGTGTTCGAGGGCCGCCCCCGCGCCGACGCGCCGGTGCTGTTCGACCGGTGGCTCCGCACGCTGGTCGCTGGCGTCGCTGGCGGGTTCTGCATGGCCTGTCAGGGTCCGACCGAGGCGCGGGTCGCGCCCGCCGTCGACGACGGCTCACGGGCCGCGAAGTTCGCGGAGGCCGCGGACGTCCACGTCGAGTACGAGTGCCAGCGCTGTGGCGAGGTGGTGCTCGCGACGGTCCCCGAGGCGGTGGCGCGCGACCCGGCCGTCGTCGCGTTCTACCACGACCACGGGCTCGATGTGGCGCTGCTGCCCTCGTGGCAGCTTCCCTGGCTGACGGTCGCACCCGAGGTCGTCTCCGAGGACCCGATGCGGGTCACAGTGACCGTCACACTGGGCGACGACACGCTCTCGCTCACCGTCGACGAAGGGGCCGACGTGGTTGCTGGTGGCGTCGACGGGTCGGCCACCGATGCGGCCACGACCGGCTGACATATCAACTCCACAACCGAAGAAGTCATCTGTTCTGGGCCTTACAGAAGTGTAATT is part of the Haloarchaeobius litoreus genome and harbors:
- a CDS encoding ArsR/SmtB family transcription factor; its protein translation is MTDRDDADWTGPGEAFATLGNETRVAILRELWAAAREGPLPFSELRERVGTRDSGQFNYHLRKLCDRFVRKTDEGYTLRAAGGMVVAAVLAGQYEAGGFDEPVSTGDPCADCGGDVALTYEDERATIACLDCDYAVASANVPPGVFEGRPRADAPVLFDRWLRTLVAGVAGGFCMACQGPTEARVAPAVDDGSRAAKFAEAADVHVEYECQRCGEVVLATVPEAVARDPAVVAFYHDHGLDVALLPSWQLPWLTVAPEVVSEDPMRVTVTVTLGDDTLSLTVDEGADVVAGGVDGSATDAATTG